The following proteins come from a genomic window of Musa acuminata AAA Group cultivar baxijiao chromosome BXJ1-7, Cavendish_Baxijiao_AAA, whole genome shotgun sequence:
- the LOC135678612 gene encoding large ribosomal subunit protein eL37z-like, producing the protein MGKGTGSFGKRRNKTHTLCVRCGRRSFHLQKSRCGACGYPSSRIRKYNWSVKAIRRKTTGTGRMRYLRHVPRRFKNNFREGTQAAPRKKSVAAA; encoded by the exons ATG GGGAAGGGAACCGGGAGCTTCGGGAAGCGGAGGAACAAGACCCACACTCTCTGCGTCCGCTGCGGCCGCCGCAGCTTCCACCTCCAGAAAAGCCGATGCGGCGCTTGCGGCTACCCTTCCAGCAGGATCCGCAAAT ACAACTGGAGTGTCAAGGCTATCCGTAGGAAGACGACGGGAACTGGGAGGATGAGGTACCTCCGCCACGTGCCACGCCGTTTCAAGAACAACTTCCGCGAAG GTACGCAAGCAGCCCCAAGGAAGAAGTCCGTGGCTGCGGCGTAG